In Pyrus communis chromosome 1, drPyrComm1.1, whole genome shotgun sequence, the following are encoded in one genomic region:
- the LOC137747139 gene encoding uncharacterized protein At1g15400-like, protein MAEGLQRSESTFRRQGSSGLIWDDKFLQQALNQVEAEKQAEAAQQAEGGGGGAAGPTMERSRSNGGKGYRTVKVSPQAMDPPSPKVSGCGICGAFGKPKPASARRPRSNKRRS, encoded by the coding sequence ATGGCTGAGGGGCTTCAGAGGTCTGAGAGCACGTTTAGGAGGCAGGGCTCGTCGGGCTTGATTTGGGACGACAAGTTTCTACAGCAGGCGCTGAACCAAGTGGAGGCGGAGAAGCAGGCGGAGGCAGCTCAGCAGGCTGagggcggcggcggcggcgcgGCAGGACCTACCATGGAGCGGAGCCGATCCAACGGAGGAAAGGGGTATCGGACGGTCAAGGTTTCGCCGCAAGCGATGGACCCGCCTTCCCCGAAAGTCTCCGGCTGCGGGATCTGCGGCGCCTTTGGAAAACCGAAGCCGGCGTCGGCGCGTCGGCCGAGATCGAACAAGCGAAGGTCGTAG
- the LOC137716796 gene encoding zinc finger CCCH domain-containing protein 32-like — translation MEEELVKRNTDCVYFLASPLTCKKGIDCEFRHSKIARLNPKECWYWLAGNCLNPTCAFRHPPLDGHGGTPSESSPPSVTSNKTSVPCYFYSNGFCNKGDKCSFLHDTDGNASNGKSSKTASACNEALALTSENEAAAGNGALARISESKAPAGNEALALNSETKASVGNDTMSAPRITHLNPSETASKATVGTRFQHKENLSYFEQRVQRDVTQKSVYTQISMSGGEEAGEIRSDSPPEDSSIRTKSHSWTDQSSEDEDDDLVLEERWESSPGFDVLVDGKSDNLGCDDDQEYFPTLHGEHRELNSRFLGHDFENPDEYVPKYPDAKLLHDRDMYNDCLDTRIIFGNHGPNPVYTKERMSDLMFSSKRKHMPRELFDGDEDFLDLRDRLRRRRVTDGRSINGLSRRHESLGLFGRPQRHGLGRRLHRRLASVMGNNTYESLRGNGAFSNGGIQRGSLRHAQEYRSRKHHKERRPAKQQFPWSEISKKPFPREKRCAGQPTSFTGPKSLAQIREEKRKAEENGGSIGIPKRARRTTVDFQGPKPLNEILKEKGKIPD, via the exons ATGGAGGAAGAGTTGGTGAAGAGAAACACCGATTGCGTCTATTTCTTGGCTTCTCCTCTCACATGCAAGAAG GGAATTGATTGCGAGTTTCGACACAGCAAGATTGCGAGGCTCAACCCGAAGGAATGCTGGTACTGGTTGGCTGGGAATTGTCTCAATCCGACCTGTGCTTTTCGACACCCT CCGTTGGATGGGCATGGCGGAACACCATCAGAGTCTTCCCCGCCTTCTGTAACTTCAAACAAGACCAGTGTTCCTTGTTACTTTTACTCCAATGGCTTCTGCAACAAAGGTGATAAATGTTCTTTCTTGCATGATACTGATGGTAACGCATCAAATGGGAAATCTTCAAAGACAGCCTCTGCATGTAATGAAGCACTTGCACTTACTTCAGAAAACGAGGCAGCTGCAGGGAATGGAGCACTTGCACGCATCTCAGAAAGCAAGGCACCTGCAGGAAACGAAGCACTTGCACTTAATTCAGAAACCAAGGCATCTGTAGGAAATGACACAATGTCAGCGCCAAGAATCACACATCTCAACCCTTCTGAAACTGCCTCGAAGGCAACAGTTGGTACAAGATTCCAGCACAAAGAGAATCTTAGTTATTTTGAGCAGCGGGTACAAAGAGATGTTACACAGAAAAGTGTCTACACTCAGATTTCTATGTCTGGAGGTGAAGAGGCTGGTGAAATTAGGTCAGACTCGCCTCCAGAAGATAGCTCTATTCGTACCAAATCTCATTCATGGACAGATCAGAGTTCtgaggatgaagatgatgacCTTGTGCTAGAGGAACGCTGGGAATCCTCACCAGGATTTGATGTTCTTGTTGATGGAAAATCAGACAATTTGGGTTGTGACGATGATCAGGAGTACTTTCCAACACTTCACGGGGAGCACAGGGAGCTGAATAGCCGCTTCTTGGGCcatgattttgaaaatccaGACGAGTATGTTCCCAAATATCCTGATGCTAAACTTCTACATGACAGAGATATGTACAATGATTGTCTGGATACCAGGATTATTTTTGGTAATCATGGACCAAATCCTGTCTACACGAAGGAGAGAATGTCGGATTTGATGTTCTCCAGCAAGAGGAAACATATGCCAAGGGAACTGTTCGATGGTGACGAGGATTTTTTGGATCTCCGAGACCGCCTGAGAAGGCGAAGAGTGACTGATGGTCGTTCAATTAATGGCTTATCAAGAAGGCACGAATCACTTGGATTGTTTGGCAGGCCTCAAAGACATGGACTAGGTAGGCGGTTGCATAGAAGATTGGCATCAGTAATGGGAAATAACACTTATGAATCACTTAGGGGGAATGGAGCTTTCTCCAATGGTGGAATTCAACGTGGTTCGCTTAGGCATGCACAGGAATATAGATCCAGGAAGCATCACAAGGAGAGAAGGCCGGCTAAGCAGCAGTTTCCTTGGTCCGAAATCTCGAAGAAACCATTTCCAAGGGAGAAGAGATGTGCGGGGCAGCCAACTAGCTTTACAGGACCCAAGAGCCTTGCCCAGATCagagaagagaagaggaaaGCAGAAGAAAATGGGGGTAGCATTGGGATACCAAAACGTGCGAGAAGAACTACAGTGGATTTCCAGGGTCCAAAACCCTTGAACGAAATTCTAAAAGAGAAAGGGAAGATACCTGACTAG
- the LOC137735005 gene encoding NADH-cytochrome b5 reductase-like protein, whose translation MATFFQRLSKAAPIAFSSSFRGQSKSSFRIPFGAVAAVSGGISYLCYYSSPDLAYLDEVKEQAGPKVALNPDKWIEFKLQDTARVSHNTQLFRFTFDPTAKLGLDVASCLITRAPLGQDAEGKPKYVIRPYTPISDPDSKGYFDLLIKVYPEGKMSQHFASLKPGDVVEVKGPIEKLRYTPNMKKHIGMIAGGSGITPMLQVIEAILKNPDDTTQVSLLYANVSPDDILLKQKLDILAASHPNLKVFYTVDNPTKSWKGGKGYISKDIAVKGLPAPGEDTLVLVCGPPGMMKHISGDKAKDWSQGELTGILKELGYTEEMVYKF comes from the exons ATGGCTACCTTCTTCCAGAGGCTCTCCAAGGCGGCCCCGATCGCCTTCAGCAGCTCGTTCCGAGGCCAATCGAAGTCCAGCTTTCGTATTCCCTTCGGAGCTGTCGCAGCCGTCTCCGGCGGAATCTCCTACCTCTGCTACTATTCCTCGCCGGATTTG GCTTATCTAGACGAAGTCAAAGAACAAGCTGGCCCAAAAGTTG CACTTAATCCAGACAAGTGGATTGAATTTAAGTTGCAAGATACTGCAAGGGTTAGCCACAATACGCAATTATTCAG GTTTACATTTGATCCAACTGCTAAGTTGGGTTTAGATGTTGCTTCATGTCTCATTACGAG GGCTCCATTAGGACAAGATGCTGAAGGGAAACCAAAATATGTCATACGCCC GTATACTCCTATTTCAGATCCAGATTCCAAGGGATACTTTGACTTGTTAATTAAG GTGTATCCAGAAGGAAAAATGAGTCAACATTTTGCAAGCTTAAAACCAGGCGATGTAGTTGAAGTGAAGGG GCCTATTGAAAAACTTAGATATACTCCCAACATGAAGAAACATATAGGCATG ATTGCTGGTGGTTCGGGTATTACTCCAATGCTTCAGGTTATTGAGGCCATACTGAAAAATCCTGATGACACGACTCAG GTGTCACTTCTTTATGCAAACGTCTCCCCAGATGACATACTGCTTAAACAGAAACTTGACATACTTGCAGCTAGCCACCCAAATCTAAAG GTATTTTACACGGTAGATAATCCAACAAAGAGTTGGAAAGGGGGAAAAGGTTACATATCAAAGGACATTGCAGTTAAAGGCTTACCTGCTCCTGGTGAAGATACTCTCGTCCTG GTGTGTGGTCCTCCTGGGATGATGAAACATATATCTGGTGACAAGGCTAAAGACTGGTCTCAAGGAGAG CTCACTGGCATACTAAAAGAACTTGGATACACTGAAGAAAtggtttacaaattttga
- the LOC137742642 gene encoding nudix hydrolase 19, chloroplastic-like, protein MVRLYLLSSSTHLLSFCRKSTLHTLTRRALSSTSTAAATMSISLQSHAFAGNPLLSKTPNPSDPFSPSQALETLKTQLLEGAQLPSSLGFKVLPFRKGRPLASSSVGAGDSAPNWHLGWISLSECKGFLANCGVQLSGESLVYLGSRPEDDVVYWAIDVSAESNLVTELGSKQLCFVELRTLMVATDWADARAMGELAIAGHARALLEWHSISQFCGHCGEKTVPKEAGRRKQCSSEQCRKRVYPRVDPVVIMLVIDRENDRALLSRQFRFVPRMWSCLAGFIEPGESLEEAVRRETWEETGIEVGEVVYHSSQPWPVGPSSMPCQLMVGFFAYAKSLEINVDKEELEDAQWHSREDVKRALTFAEYKKAQRTAASRVEQMCKGVEKEQSLSADFNVESGELASMFIPGPFAIAHHLISSWAYQDGTDGAAALKQSSGSTSNL, encoded by the exons ATGGTCAGGCTCTATCTCCTCTCTTCTTCCACTCACCTCCTTTCTTTCTGTAGAAAATCCACTCTCCACACCCTGACCAGACGAGCTCTTTCTTCCACCtccaccgccgccgccaccaTGTCCATAAGCCTCCAGTCCCACGCCTTCGCTGGCAATCCTCTGCTATCCAAGACCCCAAATCCCAGCGACCCGTTTTCACCATCCCAAGCCCTCGAGACCCTTAAGACCCAACTTTTGGAAGGGGCCCAATTGCCCTCTTCCCTCGGCTTCAAGGTTCTGCCCTTCAGAAAGGGCAGGCCTTTAGCCTCCTCAAGCGTTGGGGCCGGCGATTCCGCGCCAAATTGGCATCTGGGTTGGATCAGTTTGTCTGAGTGTAAAGGTTTCCTGGCCAATTGTGGGGTTCAGCTGAGTGGAGAGTCGCTGGTTTATCTGGGTTCTCGGCCCGAAGACGATGTCGTTTATTGGGCAATTGATGTTTCTGCTGAGAGTAACTTGGTTACTGAATTGGGTAGCAAGCAATTGTGTTTTGTTGAGCTGAGGACGCTTATGGTGGCTACTGATTGGGCTGATGCTCGAGCTATGGGGGAGTTGGCAATTGCTGGACAT GCCAGGGCTTTGCTAGAATGGCATAGTATATCACAGTTTTGTGGACATTGTGGAGAAAAAACAGTCCCCAAGGAAGCTGGGAGGCGGAAGCAATGTTCTAGTGAGCAGTGCAGAAAGCGGGTCTACCCTCGTGTTGACCCG GTTGTCATAATGTTAGTCATTGATAGAGAGAATGACCGTGCTCTATTAAGTAGACAGTTTCGATTTGTACCTCGAATGTGGAGCTGCTTAGCTGGTTTTATAGAG CCAGGAGAAAGCTTAGAAGAAGCAGTGAGGAGAGAAACGTGGGAGGAGACCGGAATTGAAGTAGGAGAAGTTGTCTATCATAGCTCTCAGCCATGGCCTG TTGGACCAAGTAGCATGCCGTGCCAGTTGATGGTTGGGTTTTTTGCATATGCAAAGTCACTTGAAATAAATGTGGACAAGGAAGAGTTGGAAG ATGCTCAGTGGCACAGCAGAGAAGATGTGAAGAGAGCCTTGACATTTGCCGAGTACAAGAAGGCACAGAGAACGGCGGCATCAAGGGTAGAACAGATGTGCAAAGGAGTAGAGAAAGAGCAGAGCTTGTCTGCCGACTTCAATGTTGAAAGTGGCGAACTCGCCTCCATGTTTATACCCGGGCCATTTGCAATTGCCCATCACCTTATCTCTTCATGGGCCTATCAGGATGGAACCGATGGTGCCGCAGCTCTAAAACAATCTAGTGGTTCTACTTCGAATTTGTAG
- the LOC137709345 gene encoding nudix hydrolase 19, chloroplastic-like, whose product MSINIQSHAFAGNPLLSKTPNPSDPFSPSQALETLKTQLLEGAQLVSSLSFKVLPFRRGSPLASSSRGAGDSAPNCHLGWISLSECKGFLANCGVQLSGESLVYLGSRPEDDVVYWAIDVSAESNLVTELGSKQLCFVELRTLMMATDWADARAMGELAIAGHARALLDWHSITQFCGHCGEKTVPKEAGRRKQCSSELCRKRVYPRVDPVVIMLVIDRENDRALLSRQSRYVPRMWSCLAGFIEPGESLEEAVRRETWEETRIEVGEVVYHSSQPWPVGPSSMPCQLMVGFLAYAKSLEISVDKEELEDAQWHSREDVKRALAFAEYKKAQSTVASKVEQMCKGVEKEQRLSADFNVESGELASMCIRGPFSIAHHLISSWAYQDATDGAAALKQSSGSTWNL is encoded by the exons ATGTCCATAAACATCCAGTCCCACGCCTTCGCTGGCAATCCTCTGCTATCCAAGACCCCAAATCCCAGCGACCCGTTTTCACCATCCCAAGCCCTCGAGACCCTCAAGACCCAACTTTTGGAAGGGGCCCAATTGGTCTCTTCCCTCAGCTTCAAGGTTCTGCCCTTCAGAAGGGGCAGTCCTTTAGCCTCCTCCAGCCGTGGGGCCGGCGATTCCGCGCCAAATTGTCATCTGGGTTGGATCAGTTTGTCTGAGTGTAAAGGTTTCCTGGCCAATTGTGGGGTTCAACTGAGTGGAGAGTCGCTGGTTTATCTGGGTTCTCGGCCCGAAGACGATGTCGTTTATTGGGCAATTGATGTTTCTGCTGAGAGTAACTTGGTTACTGAATTGGGTAGCAAGCAATTGTGTTTTGTTGAGCTGAGGACGCTTATGATGGCTACTGATTGGGCTGATGCTCGAGCTATGGGGGAGCTGGCTATTGCTGGACAT GCCAGGGCTTTGCTAGATTGGCATAGTATAACACAATTTTGTGGACATTGTGGAGAAAAAACAGTCCCCAAGGAAGCCGGTAGGCGGAAGCAATGTTCGAGTGAGCTGTGCCGAAAGCGGGTGTACCCTCGTGTTGATCCG GTTGTCATAATGTTAGTCATTGATAGAGAGAATGACCGTGCTTTATTAAGTAGACAGTCTCGATATGTACCTCGAATGTGGAGCTGCTTAGCTGGTTTTATAGAG CCAGGAGAAAGCTTAGAAGAAGCAGTGAGGAGAGAAACGTGGGAGGAGACCAGAATTGAAGTAGGAGAAGTTGTCTATCATAGCTCTCAGCCATGGCCTG TTGGACCAAGTAGCATGCCGTGCCAGTTGATGGTTGGCTTTTTGGCATATGCAAAGTCACTTGAAATAAGTGTGGACAAGGAAGAGTTGGAAG ATGCTCAGTGGCACAGTAGAGAAGATGTAAAGAGAGCTTTGGCATTTGCTGAGTACAAGAAGGCACAGAGTACGGTGGCATCAAAGGTAGAACAGATGTGCAAAGGAGTAGAGAAGGAGCAGCGCTTGTCTGCCGACTTCAATGTTGAAAGTGGTGAACTCGCCTCCATGTGTATACGCGGGCCATTTTCAATTGCCCATCACCTTATCTCTTCATGGGCCTATCAGGATGCAACCGATGGTGCCGCAGCTCTAAAACAATCTAGCGGCTCTACTTGGAATTTGTAG
- the LOC137717245 gene encoding zinc finger CCCH domain-containing protein 39-like — MNFSDHSQFRPPQTPYNGGGSDVVNCWPPAFSMNNDDQHSQVEQQPFKRARNSDERQSNPMPYPPMNYRVQQPSAPVNKGASNIFYKTRLCVNFKSGMCRNGENCNYAHGIEDIRHPPPNWQELVSIRDEDRPLSGNWDDDQKIIHRMKLCKKFYNGEECPYGDRCNFLHEDPSKFRDDSGRFRENTAISIGITGAPVAHGSGSNPPEENRLVNAGMDASRGNVKPVYWKTKLCNKWETTGKCPFSEKCHFAHGLTELQAPGGRTVEAEFLNTPPLPIPQVVAAVNSSATAIAALPALNNDGGQRKKGMLKWKGSKKINRIYADWLDDVPLVHQHNLVES, encoded by the exons ATGAATTTTTCTGATCACTCACAATTTAGGCCACCGCAAACGCCTTACAATGGCGGTGGCAGTGACGTGGTTAATTGCTGGCCGCCTGCGTTTTCAATGAACAATGATGACCAGCATTCACAGGTTGAGCAGCAACCTTTTAAAAGGGCTAGGAATTCTGACGAACGCCAATCGAATCCGATGCCATACCCGCCGATGAACTATAGGGTTCAGCAGCCGAGTGCCCCAGTTAACAAGGGAGCAAGCAACATTTTCTATAAGACCCGTTTGTGTGTAAATTTTAAATCCGGAATGTGTAGGAATGGTGAGAATTGTAACTATGCACATGGCATTGAAGATATCCGCCATCCCCCGCCCAATTGGCAAGAACTTGTTTCCATACGTGATGAGGATCGGCCATTGTCTGGTAATTGGGATGATGATCAGAAAATAATCCACAGGATGAAGCTGTGCAAGAAGTTTTATAATGGTGAGGAGTGTCCTTATGGAGATAGGTGTAACTTTCTTCATGAAGATCCATCAAAGTTTAGGGATGATTCGGGTAGGTTTAGGGAGAACACAGCAATAAGCATTGGAATTACAGGAGCACCAGTGGCTCATGGGAGTGGCTCTAATCCTCCTGAGGAAAATAGGCTTGTAAACGCGGGTATGGATGCTTCCCGGGGAAATGTGAAGCCAGTGTATTGGAAGACAAAGTTATGCAATAAGTGGGAGACAACGGGTAAATGCCCCTTCAGCGAGAAATGTCACTTTGCTCACGGGCTAACAG AGTTGCAAGCGCCCGGTGGACGTACCGTTGAGGCAGAATTTCTGAATACCCCTCCCCTTCCGATACCCCAAGTTGTTGCTGCTGTCAACTCATCCGCAACTGCAATAGCAGCACTTCCTGCTTTAAACAACGATGGGGGGCAGAGGAAGAAGGGCATGCTAAAATGGAAGGGGTCCAAGAAGATCAATCGCATATACGCTGACTGGCTTGATGATGTTCCGCTGGTGCACCAGCACAACTTAGTCGAGAGCTAA
- the LOC137730470 gene encoding RNA-binding protein involved in heterochromatin assembly dri1-like translates to MSWAGDWMCGACQHTNFKKRDECQRCGYPKYGGPDPSTYGCNRTEVLAGDWYCNCGAHNYASRPNCYRCSSMKTDYGGAAYSMVSSSGGYGSDASAPPGWKPGDWMCSRVGCGVHNYASRMECFKCKTPRDYGL, encoded by the exons ATGAGCTGGGCAGGAGACTGGATGTGCGGTGCATGCCAGCACACGAACTTTAAAAAGCGCGATGAGTGTCAACGTTGCGGGTACCCCAAGTATGGCGGACCTGATCCATCAACATATGGATGCAACCGGACGGAGGTCTTGGCCGGGGACTGGTATTGCAACTGTGGAGCTCACAACTATGCCAGCAGACCCAATTGCTATAGGTGCAGCTCAATGAAAACTGACTATGGTGGTGCTGCCTATAGCATGGTATCTTCTTCAGGAGGCTATGGTTCCGATGCCAGCGCCCCACCTGGATGGAAACCCGGCGACTGGATGTGCAGTAG AGTTGGATGTGGAGTGCACAATTACGCGAGCCGAATGGAATGCTTCAAAtgcaaaacaccaagggattaTG GTCTGTAA